A stretch of the Planktothricoides raciborskii GIHE-MW2 genome encodes the following:
- the rpmF gene encoding 50S ribosomal protein L32, with amino-acid sequence MAVPKKKTSKTKRDQRKAHWKRKAAIQAEKALSIGKSILTGQAKGFVYPPSEKQNEEDEE; translated from the coding sequence ATGGCTGTCCCAAAGAAGAAAACCTCCAAAACCAAACGCGATCAACGTAAAGCCCACTGGAAGAGAAAAGCCGCTATCCAAGCTGAAAAAGCACTGTCTATTGGTAAATCTATTTTAACTGGACAGGCCAAGGGCTTTGTTTATCCTCCAAGTGAAAAACAAAACGAAGAAGACGAAGAATAA
- the queA gene encoding tRNA preQ1(34) S-adenosylmethionine ribosyltransferase-isomerase QueA, producing MSESQNFDLMLTAYDYKLPEERIAQNPVVPRDASRLLVVKSPTEHSHHIFRELPELLQPGDLLILNNTRVIQARLYGRKSTGAPVEVLLLEESQANIWLALVKPGRRLKPGAQIEFEPASEALQSEALQNGAIPAPFTAKVLATEESTGGRFIELFLPTGATLAQVLQVYGHVPLPPYITKSSALPSQYQTVYAEKPGSVAAPTAGLHFTEELLTRLEQRRIQRAFVTLNVGVGTFRPVEVENVTQHEMHSEWALVPESTVAKIRETKAQGGRVIAVGTTAVRSLEGAAAGGELQPLCGKTDLFIYPGYQWQVVDGLITNFHLPKSSLLMLVSALVGRQRLLDLYQEAIAHQYRFYSFGDAMLILPTAKAHG from the coding sequence ATGAGTGAGAGTCAAAATTTTGACCTTATGTTAACGGCTTATGACTATAAACTACCAGAGGAAAGAATTGCCCAGAATCCAGTGGTGCCCAGAGATGCGTCTCGCTTACTGGTGGTGAAAAGTCCCACAGAACACAGTCATCATATTTTCCGCGAGTTACCAGAATTGCTCCAACCGGGGGATTTGCTGATTTTAAATAATACTCGTGTGATTCAAGCGCGTCTATACGGTCGTAAATCTACGGGCGCCCCAGTTGAAGTCTTGTTGCTCGAAGAATCCCAGGCGAATATTTGGTTAGCATTGGTTAAACCCGGGAGACGATTAAAACCAGGCGCCCAGATCGAATTTGAGCCAGCATCTGAAGCTTTACAATCTGAAGCTTTACAAAATGGAGCAATTCCGGCTCCGTTTACGGCCAAGGTCTTAGCAACGGAGGAGTCAACCGGGGGTCGATTTATTGAGTTATTTCTACCAACCGGCGCTACTTTGGCGCAAGTTTTGCAAGTTTATGGTCATGTACCCTTGCCTCCCTACATCACCAAATCTTCGGCTTTACCCTCCCAATATCAAACGGTTTATGCGGAAAAACCCGGTTCTGTGGCAGCCCCTACCGCTGGACTTCATTTTACGGAAGAGTTACTCACCCGCTTAGAGCAACGGAGGATCCAACGAGCTTTTGTGACTTTAAATGTGGGCGTGGGGACGTTTCGCCCGGTGGAAGTGGAGAATGTGACGCAACACGAGATGCATTCAGAGTGGGCGCTGGTGCCAGAGTCAACGGTGGCCAAAATCCGGGAAACTAAGGCCCAAGGGGGACGAGTTATTGCGGTGGGGACGACAGCGGTGCGATCGCTGGAAGGGGCAGCCGCAGGAGGCGAGTTACAACCTTTGTGTGGTAAGACCGATTTATTTATTTATCCGGGTTATCAGTGGCAGGTGGTGGATGGCTTGATTACGAATTTTCATCTACCTAAATCGAGTCTATTGATGCTGGTTAGCGCTTTGGTGGGACGCCAGCGTTTGTTGGACTTATATCAAGAAGCGATCGCACACCAGTATCGCTTTTATTCCTTTGGGGATGCCATGCTGATTTTGCCCACGGCTAAAGCCCACGGCTAA
- a CDS encoding pentapeptide repeat-containing protein yields the protein MNINHLLRLYEKGHREFSHLHLDGANLSHVSLIQVNLTGATLTRADLSRSFLTKSNLNQASLTQANLSFIKMNDGQFINSDLTKANLSGALLIKSLMMGAQMSGANLTGANLRGADLRDVNLCSANLQGANLRGVDLRGADLRWANLYCARLSGAKLDGALLHGVNLSGAYLNGVNLQEVELNGVNLMNAKLSAANLQGAKLVACNLREAKLRGANFSGANLTGADLTGADMNQANLSKTNFTRACMSKVNLTDANVLNAIIDETALNRSLLTDTIKKCLSSIHSETTAIGT from the coding sequence ATGAACATTAATCATTTGCTAAGACTTTACGAAAAAGGACACAGAGAATTTAGTCATCTCCATCTCGACGGAGCCAACTTAAGCCATGTCTCTTTGATCCAGGTTAACCTAACTGGCGCAACCCTAACCAGGGCGGATCTTTCTCGTTCCTTCCTCACTAAGTCTAATCTCAATCAGGCGTCTTTAACCCAAGCCAATTTAAGTTTTATTAAAATGAATGACGGTCAATTCATTAACAGCGATTTGACCAAAGCAAATCTTAGTGGGGCTTTATTGATCAAAAGCCTGATGATGGGAGCCCAAATGAGTGGCGCGAATTTAACCGGGGCGAATCTGCGGGGAGCCGATCTGCGGGATGTCAACCTTTGTAGTGCCAATCTTCAAGGGGCTAACCTACGGGGGGTCGATTTGCGGGGCGCCGACTTGCGCTGGGCCAATCTCTATTGTGCCCGCTTAAGTGGGGCAAAACTGGATGGCGCCCTGCTTCATGGGGTGAATCTCAGTGGCGCCTATTTAAATGGCGTGAATCTTCAAGAAGTGGAGTTAAATGGCGTGAATCTGATGAACGCCAAACTCAGTGCGGCTAATCTACAAGGAGCAAAATTGGTCGCCTGCAATCTCCGAGAGGCCAAGCTTAGAGGCGCGAATTTCAGCGGGGCTAACCTGACCGGCGCCGATTTGACCGGGGCTGACATGAATCAAGCGAATTTATCCAAGACCAATTTTACGCGGGCTTGTATGAGTAAGGTCAACTTGACTGATGCCAATGTTCTCAATGCCATCATTGATGAAACTGCGTTGAATAGATCGCTGCTCACGGATACGATTAAAAAGTGCTTATCTTCGATTCACTCGGAAACAACAGCGATCGGAACCTGA